One Cytobacillus luteolus genomic window carries:
- a CDS encoding rod shape-determining protein: MLARDIGIDLGTANVLIHVRGKGIVLNEPSVVAIDKNTGKVLAVGEEARRMVGRTPGNIVAIRPLKDGVIADFDVTEAMLKYFINKLNVKGFLSKPRILICCPTNITSVEQKAIKEAAEKSGGKKIYLEEEPKVAAIGAGMDIFQPSGNMVVDIGGGTTDVAVLSMGDIVTASSIKMAGDKFDQEILNYIKREYKLLIGERTAEDIKIKVATVFPGARQEEIDIRGRDMVTGLPRTITVGSEEIEKALREPVSMIVQASKSVLERTPPELSADIIDRGVILTGGGALLHGIDQLLADELRVPVLIAENPMECVAVGTGIMLENLDRIPKSKFM, translated from the coding sequence ATGTTAGCAAGGGATATTGGAATAGATCTAGGCACGGCAAATGTCCTTATTCATGTTAGAGGAAAAGGCATTGTTTTAAATGAACCATCAGTTGTTGCAATTGATAAAAATACAGGTAAAGTACTAGCAGTCGGTGAAGAAGCTAGACGAATGGTTGGACGTACTCCAGGGAATATAGTTGCGATTCGACCATTAAAAGACGGAGTCATTGCTGATTTTGATGTGACAGAAGCAATGCTTAAGTATTTCATTAATAAGCTTAATGTAAAAGGCTTTCTTTCAAAGCCACGTATTCTGATTTGCTGCCCAACGAATATTACGTCTGTTGAGCAAAAGGCAATTAAGGAAGCGGCTGAAAAAAGTGGTGGGAAAAAGATTTATCTTGAGGAGGAGCCTAAGGTTGCAGCAATTGGTGCTGGAATGGATATCTTCCAACCGAGTGGTAATATGGTGGTTGACATAGGCGGTGGAACGACAGATGTTGCCGTGTTATCAATGGGCGATATAGTCACCGCCTCTTCCATTAAAATGGCTGGGGACAAGTTCGATCAAGAAATCTTAAATTACATTAAGCGTGAATACAAGCTTCTTATCGGAGAAAGAACGGCAGAAGATATTAAGATAAAAGTTGCAACTGTATTCCCTGGTGCACGTCAGGAAGAAATTGATATTCGTGGACGTGACATGGTAACTGGACTTCCAAGAACAATTACAGTTGGATCAGAAGAGATCGAAAAAGCATTACGTGAACCAGTTTCTATGATTGTACAAGCTTCGAAAAGCGTATTAGAGCGTACACCACCTGAGCTTTCGGCTGATATCATTGATCGTGGTGTAATTTTAACAGGTGGCGGTGCCCTTTTACACGGTATTGATCAGCTTTTAGCTGACGAATTAAGAGTTCCAGTCTTAATTGCAGAAAATCCAATGGAATGTGTAGCAGTTGGAACAGGAATTATGCTTGAAAATTTAGATAGAATCCCAAAATCAAAATTCATGTAA
- a CDS encoding flagellar hook-basal body protein, whose protein sequence is MLRGLYSAASGMLTQQRRSEILSNNMANSNTPGFKADQSSLRSFPEMLIHSLESVKTPLGNGKNIAKSTQIGSLNTGVYIQDATALFKQGDIRETGRATDIALVDGNIPENGALLFSVENSNGELRYTRNGNFTQDAAGFLTTNEGYYVLDNAGNRIQIQNADFKVTSNGTIIDGNIEVAQLNIAFAENANDLIKEGNGLFGVEGADLPSAVNNPDISYTLSQGFVERSNVDVSQTMTDLMMAYRAFEANQKILQAYDRSLEKAVNEIGRLR, encoded by the coding sequence ATGTTAAGAGGCTTATACAGTGCAGCGTCTGGAATGTTAACGCAACAACGCCGTTCCGAGATACTTTCAAATAATATGGCAAATTCAAATACACCAGGTTTCAAAGCTGACCAGTCATCACTTCGCTCATTTCCTGAAATGCTGATACATAGCTTAGAGTCGGTTAAGACACCACTAGGAAACGGTAAAAATATTGCAAAATCTACTCAGATTGGCAGTTTGAATACTGGAGTATATATACAAGATGCGACCGCTTTATTTAAACAAGGAGATATCCGCGAAACAGGCAGAGCAACAGATATTGCCCTTGTTGACGGGAATATCCCTGAAAATGGTGCTTTGCTTTTCTCTGTTGAAAATTCAAATGGTGAATTAAGGTATACAAGAAATGGTAATTTCACACAAGATGCTGCTGGATTTTTAACGACAAATGAAGGCTATTATGTTCTAGATAATGCAGGAAATCGTATTCAGATTCAAAATGCTGATTTTAAAGTTACCTCCAATGGCACAATTATTGACGGTAATATAGAAGTTGCGCAATTAAATATAGCATTCGCGGAAAATGCGAATGATTTGATAAAAGAGGGCAATGGTTTATTCGGAGTTGAAGGTGCTGATTTACCAAGTGCAGTAAATAACCCGGACATTAGCTATACTTTATCTCAAGGATTTGTAGAACGTTCAAATGTGGATGTTTCACAAACGATGACAGACTTAATGATGGCTTATCGTGCATTTGAGGCAAATCAAAAAATTTTACAGGCATATGATCGAAGTTTAGAAAAAGCAGTAAACGAAATCGGGCGTCTACGTTAA
- a CDS encoding flagellar hook-basal body protein: MNRSMITATNTMNQLQKQMDTIGHNMANVNTTGYKKREVNFSELLYQQFNNQPTHGNNVGRLTPDGIRQGVGARLGHTNALFSVGTIVSTERPLDIALTKEGQFLQVRVEENGEQFTRYTRDGSLYLSPLGEGTGLVMLVTSEGHPVLDQNGESIVFEDNPKNISISSTGQVSVTTEGGEETFDLGIVQMNRPQLLESKGNNLFALPNLDNLNVTLDDVLTLVAGDQIGIQQGALEQSNVDISTEMSELLVTQRSYQFNAKTISIADQMMGLVNGIR; this comes from the coding sequence ATGAATCGTTCAATGATCACTGCAACGAATACGATGAATCAACTTCAAAAGCAGATGGACACCATTGGCCATAATATGGCGAATGTGAACACCACTGGTTATAAGAAACGTGAAGTTAACTTCAGTGAGCTATTGTATCAACAATTTAATAACCAGCCAACTCACGGTAATAACGTTGGTCGTCTAACCCCTGATGGAATAAGACAAGGAGTCGGGGCTAGACTAGGTCACACAAATGCCTTGTTTTCGGTTGGAACAATTGTTTCGACCGAACGTCCACTTGATATTGCTTTAACTAAAGAAGGTCAATTTCTTCAAGTTCGAGTTGAAGAGAATGGCGAGCAATTCACAAGATATACTAGAGATGGTTCTCTATATTTATCTCCACTAGGGGAAGGTACGGGCTTAGTCATGTTAGTAACAAGTGAGGGTCATCCAGTTCTTGATCAAAATGGGGAATCGATTGTTTTTGAAGATAACCCAAAAAACATATCTATATCCTCAACCGGTCAAGTATCTGTTACCACAGAGGGTGGAGAAGAGACTTTTGATTTAGGGATTGTTCAAATGAATCGCCCCCAACTTCTAGAATCAAAAGGAAATAACCTCTTCGCTTTACCTAACCTTGATAACTTAAACGTTACACTTGATGATGTATTAACATTAGTAGCTGGTGATCAAATCGGTATACAACAAGGTGCATTAGAACAATCAAATGTAGATATATCAACTGAAATGTCTGAGCTACTTGTAACACAGCGTTCTTATCAATTCAATGCCAAAACAATTTCAATTGCTGACCAAATGATGGGTCTTGTCAATGGCATCAGATAA
- a CDS encoding DNA-directed RNA polymerase subunit beta, with protein sequence MATDFNNTREKKLEEKSGNSRESYRRARLREMETELNNESEQKSMRKIRIRLIPIWLRLVLIAILVTISVMSGIAVGYGVIGEGKISEAFDKSTWQHLVDLVNKDSE encoded by the coding sequence ATGGCTACTGATTTTAACAATACACGTGAAAAAAAGCTGGAAGAAAAAAGCGGAAATTCACGCGAAAGCTATCGTCGAGCTCGTTTGCGGGAAATGGAAACGGAATTGAATAATGAATCAGAGCAGAAGAGTATGAGAAAGATTCGAATTCGCCTCATTCCAATTTGGCTTCGTCTCGTCCTAATAGCGATACTTGTTACAATTAGTGTCATGTCAGGAATAGCAGTTGGATATGGCGTAATTGGAGAAGGCAAAATCTCTGAAGCATTTGATAAATCAACATGGCAGCATTTAGTTGACCTAGTGAATAAAGATTCAGAATAG
- the fabZ gene encoding 3-hydroxyacyl-ACP dehydratase FabZ: MLDITQIKEIIPHRYPFLLVDRILEIEEGKRAVGIKNVSSNEEFFNGHFPDYPVMPGVLIVEALAQVGAVAMLKQEDNRGRLAFFTGIDNCRFKKQVKPGDQLRLEVEMTRVRGPIGKGKGIATVDGEIVCETEIMFALGDKKE, encoded by the coding sequence TTGCTAGATATCACTCAAATTAAAGAAATTATTCCACACAGGTACCCATTCTTACTCGTCGATCGAATTTTAGAAATAGAAGAAGGAAAACGTGCGGTCGGGATAAAAAATGTAAGCAGTAATGAAGAATTCTTCAATGGCCATTTTCCTGACTATCCTGTAATGCCAGGTGTTCTAATCGTTGAGGCACTTGCTCAGGTTGGCGCAGTAGCCATGTTAAAACAAGAGGATAACCGTGGGCGTCTTGCCTTTTTTACAGGGATAGACAATTGCCGTTTCAAAAAACAAGTGAAGCCTGGAGATCAGCTGCGTCTCGAGGTAGAAATGACTCGAGTTCGTGGACCGATCGGTAAAGGTAAAGGGATCGCAACGGTTGATGGAGAAATCGTATGTGAAACAGAGATTATGTTTGCGTTAGGTGATAAAAAAGAATAG
- a CDS encoding YwpF family protein: MKTFKLVSLAIVQTLENSKVIEEISLLDGLIIHKLDGENGWLIEVYVDKKYSELFESLHEKNEQIHIQATITKKSNDPASLYAKIKSITVMEEHISILMDANIVDKLDLAELVLSDLVEEGLQGAELLQQFKLRLREKRGSAAPIKANR; encoded by the coding sequence TTGAAAACCTTTAAGCTAGTTTCTCTCGCTATTGTTCAAACTCTGGAAAACTCAAAAGTAATCGAAGAAATATCATTACTAGACGGGTTAATCATTCATAAGTTGGATGGAGAAAATGGATGGTTAATCGAAGTATATGTTGATAAAAAGTATAGTGAGTTATTTGAATCTCTACACGAGAAAAATGAACAAATTCATATTCAAGCAACTATTACGAAAAAGAGTAATGATCCCGCATCACTGTATGCAAAGATTAAATCAATTACTGTGATGGAAGAACATATTAGTATCTTAATGGATGCGAATATTGTAGATAAACTTGACCTTGCGGAGTTGGTTCTATCTGATTTAGTGGAGGAAGGTTTGCAGGGAGCCGAACTTTTACAACAGTTTAAGCTCAGATTAAGAGAAAAACGTGGGAGCGCTGCCCCGATCAAGGCTAATAGATAA
- the ssb gene encoding single-stranded DNA-binding protein, producing MINNVILVGRLTKDPDLRYTADGQAVANVTLAVARNFKTSDGVVETDFINCTLWRKTAENTANYCKKGSVIGVTGRIQTRNYENETGQKIYVTDVLAESVKFLGTKPQQSRELVEN from the coding sequence ATGATTAACAATGTTATTTTGGTTGGTAGATTAACAAAAGATCCAGATTTGAGGTACACTGCAGACGGACAGGCCGTTGCAAATGTCACACTAGCGGTAGCAAGAAATTTTAAAACAAGTGATGGAGTAGTTGAAACAGACTTCATTAATTGTACTCTTTGGAGGAAAACAGCAGAAAATACAGCAAATTATTGTAAAAAGGGATCAGTTATTGGTGTTACTGGTAGAATTCAAACTCGTAACTATGAAAATGAAACTGGTCAAAAAATTTATGTGACCGATGTTTTGGCAGAATCCGTAAAGTTTCTAGGAACAAAACCACAACAGTCACGTGAGCTGGTCGAAAATTAA
- a CDS encoding DEAD/DEAH box helicase has product MLEIGLMILDAEWVPEKGFYVWCTDKENHTVELDSWRDRVFSRHKASFYGTFLEETSIGKHEAVLLSPWLALDFFANAMDGSLLTIECSGKVQEYMMAAKPLYEVLESGEFMPDFSQWREGTFGWKTDGELDEFSTKWLSSSLLDWTREDSGLREAWEEITEDYPLIVSTETDSFVDEQNWLELIGWKKDETPFQVILRIDEPEVDNGNWKLETILQNKNDSDDQMVWHGIMPRKWEAYANRVERDHELWGKIVPTLKGRYEGIAGEITELEAWDFLMEDSQRLINAGVEIQLPAWWQAIKEAQMAVKAKVKTSASTSGRQSFVGLKSIIDFDWRFSTNGVELSEDEFMQLVDQKRRLINIRGKWIKLDPAFMKQVQSILQKANKEGLHFRDVLEQELLRGEDGAAEGFEDDNRAFAKIEIQLNRHLSNMIKQLTEITELPKVDVPTSFKGELRPYQQHGVEWLLFLRRFGFGACLADDMGLGKTIQMIAYFLTVKEQSSQSKPALIICPTSVLGNWQKELEKFGPTLNVHLHYGPNRGKGEDFKAAVKGADVVLTSYGLSHLDFEELSDHEWSTVCLDEAQNIKNAHTKQSRSIRKLHGEHHIALTGTPMENRLTELWSIYDFTNAGYLGSLGQFQKRYVAPIEKDRDTEKIEQVQRLIRPFLLRRTKLDKEVALNLPEKLEQKEYCPLTVEQASLYEQLVKDTFEQVEQLAGMQRKGLILKMLSKLKQVCDHPALYLKEGQPKDILGRSSKMEKLSELVANIREQNESCLIFTQYIFMGEMIREELEKQFGESVLFLNGSVSKAHRDAMIEDFQDGKHSILILSLKAGGTGLNLTAANHVIHYDRWWNPAVENQATDRAYRIGQSRFVHVHKFISTGTLEEKIDDMLEQKQSLNDQIIQSESWITELSTTELKDLFTLR; this is encoded by the coding sequence ATGCTTGAGATTGGCTTAATGATACTAGATGCAGAATGGGTACCTGAAAAAGGCTTTTATGTTTGGTGTACGGATAAGGAGAACCATACTGTTGAGCTTGATAGCTGGCGTGACCGTGTATTCTCACGACACAAGGCATCTTTTTACGGCACTTTCCTTGAGGAAACATCGATTGGAAAACACGAAGCCGTTTTGTTATCACCTTGGCTAGCGTTGGATTTTTTTGCAAATGCCATGGATGGGTCTCTGCTGACGATTGAATGTAGTGGAAAGGTGCAGGAATACATGATGGCAGCAAAACCACTATATGAAGTTCTTGAATCTGGCGAGTTCATGCCTGACTTTTCACAGTGGCGTGAAGGTACATTTGGTTGGAAAACAGATGGAGAGTTAGATGAGTTTTCCACAAAATGGCTAAGTTCTTCTTTACTTGATTGGACCCGAGAGGATTCTGGGTTACGAGAAGCCTGGGAAGAAATCACTGAGGACTACCCTCTAATTGTTAGCACAGAAACTGACTCATTTGTCGATGAACAGAACTGGCTTGAACTGATTGGCTGGAAAAAGGATGAAACACCGTTCCAAGTTATTTTACGTATTGATGAACCTGAAGTAGACAATGGAAACTGGAAGCTTGAGACCATTTTACAAAATAAAAACGATTCCGACGACCAGATGGTTTGGCATGGTATTATGCCGCGTAAATGGGAGGCCTATGCTAACCGAGTCGAGCGCGATCATGAACTATGGGGTAAAATTGTTCCAACGCTTAAGGGTAGGTACGAAGGAATTGCTGGGGAGATTACTGAGCTTGAGGCTTGGGACTTCTTGATGGAGGATAGTCAGCGATTGATTAATGCTGGGGTAGAAATTCAGTTACCTGCATGGTGGCAGGCGATTAAGGAAGCTCAAATGGCTGTGAAGGCGAAGGTTAAAACTTCAGCTTCCACATCAGGTCGACAATCGTTTGTTGGTTTAAAATCCATCATTGATTTTGACTGGCGTTTTTCAACCAATGGGGTTGAACTATCTGAAGATGAATTTATGCAACTAGTTGATCAAAAACGCCGCCTGATTAATATTCGTGGAAAATGGATTAAATTAGACCCTGCGTTTATGAAACAGGTCCAATCGATTTTACAAAAAGCAAACAAGGAAGGCTTGCATTTCCGCGATGTGCTTGAACAGGAACTGTTACGCGGTGAAGATGGAGCAGCTGAAGGATTCGAGGATGACAACCGGGCCTTTGCCAAGATAGAAATTCAATTGAATCGTCACCTTTCAAATATGATTAAGCAACTGACCGAAATCACAGAACTACCAAAAGTGGATGTACCTACTAGTTTCAAAGGCGAACTCAGACCTTATCAGCAACACGGTGTCGAGTGGCTCTTGTTTTTACGTAGGTTCGGATTCGGCGCTTGTTTAGCCGATGATATGGGATTGGGTAAGACCATTCAGATGATTGCTTACTTCCTAACGGTAAAAGAACAAAGTTCTCAATCGAAACCAGCACTCATCATTTGTCCAACATCCGTTCTCGGAAACTGGCAAAAAGAACTTGAAAAATTCGGTCCTACATTGAATGTTCATTTGCATTACGGGCCTAATCGCGGTAAAGGTGAGGATTTCAAAGCTGCCGTTAAGGGTGCTGATGTTGTGCTCACTTCGTATGGGTTATCTCATCTTGATTTTGAGGAGCTTTCGGACCATGAATGGAGTACAGTTTGCTTAGATGAGGCACAAAACATAAAGAATGCCCACACAAAACAATCTCGTTCAATTCGAAAATTACATGGTGAACACCATATTGCATTAACCGGAACGCCGATGGAAAACCGCTTAACTGAGCTGTGGTCGATTTATGACTTTACGAATGCTGGCTATTTAGGTAGCCTAGGTCAATTTCAAAAGCGTTATGTCGCACCTATTGAAAAAGACCGTGATACTGAAAAAATCGAGCAGGTACAAAGGTTAATACGACCATTTTTATTAAGACGTACGAAGCTTGATAAAGAGGTTGCATTAAATCTACCTGAAAAACTAGAGCAAAAAGAATACTGCCCACTAACGGTTGAACAGGCTAGTCTTTATGAACAGCTTGTAAAGGATACATTTGAACAAGTTGAACAGCTTGCCGGCATGCAGAGAAAAGGGCTAATTTTAAAAATGCTAAGTAAGCTAAAGCAAGTTTGTGACCATCCTGCACTTTATCTGAAAGAAGGGCAACCAAAGGATATATTAGGTCGCTCAAGTAAGATGGAAAAGCTCAGTGAACTTGTTGCGAATATCCGCGAACAAAATGAAAGCTGTTTAATTTTCACCCAATATATTTTTATGGGAGAAATGATTCGAGAGGAATTGGAGAAGCAATTTGGTGAATCGGTCTTATTCTTAAATGGAAGTGTTTCAAAGGCCCACCGTGATGCGATGATTGAGGATTTCCAAGATGGCAAGCATTCGATTTTAATTCTGTCCCTAAAGGCTGGCGGAACCGGTCTGAACTTAACAGCTGCTAATCATGTAATCCACTATGATCGTTGGTGGAACCCAGCAGTTGAAAATCAAGCAACAGACCGAGCCTACCGTATCGGACAAAGTCGATTCGTTCACGTGCATAAATTCATAAGCACCGGAACACTCGAAGAAAAAATCGACGACATGCTCGAACAAAAACAATCACTCAACGACCAAATTATCCAATCCGAATCCTGGATCACCGAACTCTCCACCACTGAGTTAAAGGATCTATTTACACTAAGATAA
- a CDS encoding SWIM zinc finger family protein — protein sequence MLQNEVSKEQIEHFAEKLQSLYKYDNEVDRNLIKKGLVLYRQGSVYNVNLVGNEIVGRVQDVTPVDVTLDLDFLEMSSCTCPTGGFCRHQFAVFFSAISTSGIGVGKLLDEWKSGGVNKKLTLADIPVMRARDLKPFEEASLESWAAFFDSEYKKFVGDRSESDYYFISSIYHRYFSTLKSKAPSGTQHRRLFIIYAGITSIQKIIEILPKLKLTNYQFDSTVKPYVQNFVDAVIDNAYELQAVTFSFSLEPLLEEMQEKIRDGLLENTWFQYERFHLYRMLWSTIFNRKNWVERETEVILQMKEENGWSGGMAMALAHLSFLSKRDQEAIEYLELLDTPAIYYTFWWMNELSEEQQWGRLQLWLNYADKHFETFIQGLHSYESRRHMTRTFLKMITDYASEYDESLYLNMMKKLMPYSYIEFTTYLFEEKNYHGWVELQLAVGYEIEDHDKYILKIIEDTDRAALLPLYHQAVSKALKQKNRPSYKRAIRYLRKLRSYYRKLKQEEAWDDYITKLSAKTKRLRAFQEELLNAKFISS from the coding sequence ATGCTGCAAAATGAAGTATCGAAAGAACAGATTGAGCATTTTGCTGAAAAACTGCAGTCATTATATAAATACGATAACGAAGTAGACAGGAATCTCATTAAAAAAGGACTTGTTTTGTATCGACAGGGCAGTGTGTATAATGTAAACCTTGTTGGAAATGAGATTGTTGGACGGGTTCAGGATGTAACACCTGTTGATGTTACGCTTGATTTGGATTTTCTAGAGATGAGTTCATGTACTTGTCCAACTGGTGGTTTCTGCCGACATCAATTTGCGGTATTCTTCTCAGCCATTTCTACCAGTGGAATCGGTGTTGGAAAGCTTTTAGATGAATGGAAATCAGGTGGAGTGAATAAGAAGCTCACGCTTGCTGATATTCCGGTTATGAGGGCACGTGATTTAAAGCCTTTTGAAGAGGCTTCGCTAGAAAGCTGGGCTGCCTTTTTTGACTCAGAATACAAGAAGTTTGTTGGAGATCGCTCTGAAAGTGACTATTACTTTATTTCGAGCATTTACCATCGTTATTTTTCAACCTTAAAAAGTAAAGCACCAAGTGGCACTCAGCATAGACGCTTATTTATCATCTATGCTGGTATTACTAGTATCCAAAAGATTATTGAGATACTACCAAAACTAAAGCTAACCAATTACCAATTTGATTCTACGGTCAAACCGTATGTTCAAAATTTTGTGGATGCTGTTATAGATAATGCTTATGAATTGCAAGCTGTTACCTTCTCATTTTCTCTGGAACCTTTACTTGAAGAGATGCAGGAGAAAATTCGAGATGGTTTGCTTGAAAATACTTGGTTTCAATACGAACGTTTTCATTTGTACCGGATGCTTTGGAGTACGATTTTCAATCGGAAAAATTGGGTCGAGCGCGAGACTGAAGTTATTTTACAAATGAAAGAAGAAAATGGCTGGTCAGGTGGAATGGCTATGGCACTTGCACACTTATCCTTCCTCTCAAAGCGTGATCAGGAAGCAATCGAGTATTTAGAGTTATTAGATACCCCTGCCATTTACTATACATTTTGGTGGATGAATGAATTATCCGAGGAGCAACAGTGGGGTCGTTTACAGCTCTGGTTGAACTATGCGGATAAACATTTTGAAACGTTTATTCAAGGCTTGCACTCTTATGAAAGTCGTCGTCACATGACACGGACGTTTTTAAAAATGATTACGGATTATGCGTCTGAATATGATGAGAGTTTATATCTAAATATGATGAAAAAGCTGATGCCATATAGCTATATTGAGTTTACGACCTATTTATTTGAAGAGAAAAATTATCATGGTTGGGTAGAACTTCAATTGGCAGTTGGTTATGAAATAGAAGACCATGACAAATATATTTTAAAAATAATTGAAGATACCGATCGCGCGGCGCTACTACCGTTATACCATCAGGCCGTTTCAAAGGCATTGAAGCAAAAAAATCGCCCGAGTTATAAACGTGCTATTAGGTATTTACGCAAATTGCGGAGTTATTATCGTAAATTAAAGCAAGAAGAAGCCTGGGATGATTACATCACCAAGCTTTCAGCTAAAACAAAGAGGCTACGAGCTTTTCAAGAAGAATTACTAAACGCAAAATTTATAAGCAGCTAG
- a CDS encoding GAF domain-containing sensor histidine kinase, translating into MKQKMTLQNREKLSKLYMTAVSIVGWLVILTSLFTLEKPRDIFVFILLTVFLAVCEYYPMPVWKGFSSIVFPFVYVLYILFGLSNTIVVFALAVLAVNIAQRRPLRTISFNPAQFVLSFLLAERIVYYMQIPFLQQTTITSNIAEYFLLLFLFYFFNNIFVDIVLLVRPQPYPFSVWKQKTLMELNSATISLVYGSLLFFLGSQNRGEIDVAAYFFFFSPLVGLSLLSSVIVRLKNEKKRLDALFSITSELNRLLPTKEWAAVLKDSINDFIKVEASVLWVKEDGMWKRRMEAGPISKDHTPSAELLYIYENMKKPSIYNDRRKADKQIGRCFTSEIKAVVYSPLVIENETVGMFVLGRSRVKSFEENDISSIATLSNQLAAVIKTRMLFNEKEKRILLEERNRIARDIHDGVAQTMAGAVMKLETSQRKFTKHPDEAIKLVGDSVSKLRSCLKEVRESIYALRPYPTERVGLITAITKRIESIKNEFQQEIQFEIRGEEVQLSSMVEKVLFDTCNESLQNCIKHAEATKIDILLSYQTEHILLKIKDNGKGFSLFQAMIKAQDQPHFGILQMNDASDKVNATLQIDSKEGVGTEVTITVPKMGLEGGYIDDQATVSG; encoded by the coding sequence GTGAAACAAAAAATGACCTTGCAGAATAGGGAGAAGCTTTCAAAATTGTACATGACAGCCGTTAGTATAGTTGGGTGGCTCGTCATCCTAACAAGCTTGTTTACCTTAGAAAAACCAAGAGACATTTTCGTCTTCATCCTTCTCACCGTTTTTTTAGCCGTATGTGAGTACTACCCAATGCCAGTGTGGAAAGGATTTAGCTCGATTGTCTTTCCTTTCGTCTATGTGTTGTACATACTATTTGGCCTATCAAACACAATTGTTGTCTTTGCCCTAGCCGTATTGGCTGTGAATATTGCTCAGCGCAGGCCACTTAGGACAATTAGCTTTAATCCAGCTCAATTTGTGCTCAGCTTCCTACTTGCTGAACGAATAGTCTATTATATGCAAATCCCTTTTCTCCAACAAACAACAATCACAAGTAATATTGCAGAATATTTCTTGCTGCTGTTCTTATTCTATTTTTTCAATAACATCTTTGTGGACATCGTTTTACTTGTTCGGCCACAGCCTTATCCATTCTCAGTCTGGAAACAAAAAACACTGATGGAATTAAATAGTGCCACAATCTCCCTAGTATATGGATCACTGCTATTTTTCCTAGGAAGTCAAAATCGTGGAGAAATTGACGTAGCAGCATACTTCTTTTTCTTCTCACCTTTAGTTGGTCTCTCGCTCCTAAGCTCAGTGATTGTTCGGTTAAAAAATGAAAAGAAGCGTCTAGATGCACTTTTTTCTATTACCTCGGAACTGAATCGACTGCTACCAACCAAGGAATGGGCGGCAGTCCTAAAGGATAGTATTAATGATTTTATAAAAGTCGAGGCTAGCGTTCTCTGGGTCAAAGAAGATGGAATGTGGAAACGTCGGATGGAGGCTGGGCCAATCTCTAAGGACCACACCCCCTCGGCCGAGCTTCTATACATCTATGAAAATATGAAAAAACCTAGTATTTACAATGACCGAAGGAAGGCTGATAAGCAGATTGGTAGGTGTTTTACCTCAGAAATAAAAGCGGTCGTCTACTCTCCACTGGTAATCGAAAATGAGACCGTCGGGATGTTTGTCCTAGGCAGAAGCAGAGTGAAAAGCTTTGAGGAAAATGATATTAGCTCCATAGCCACCTTATCCAACCAACTTGCAGCAGTTATCAAAACGAGAATGTTATTTAATGAAAAAGAAAAACGTATTTTGCTAGAGGAACGTAACCGCATTGCTCGTGATATTCATGATGGTGTGGCACAAACGATGGCTGGGGCAGTCATGAAGCTTGAGACCTCACAGCGTAAATTCACCAAGCATCCAGACGAAGCCATTAAACTCGTGGGGGACAGTGTTAGTAAGCTCCGTAGTTGTTTAAAAGAAGTTCGTGAATCGATTTATGCCTTAAGACCCTACCCAACCGAACGAGTAGGCCTAATCACAGCTATTACGAAACGAATTGAATCCATTAAAAATGAATTTCAACAGGAAATTCAATTTGAGATTAGAGGAGAAGAAGTTCAATTAAGCTCGATGGTTGAAAAAGTATTATTTGATACTTGTAACGAAAGTCTGCAAAATTGCATTAAGCATGCAGAAGCCACAAAGATTGATATTCTTCTAAGTTATCAGACAGAACATATTCTTTTAAAAATAAAAGACAATGGCAAGGGCTTCTCCTTGTTTCAAGCGATGATAAAAGCTCAAGATCAGCCTCACTTTGGTATTTTACAAATGAACGATGCATCGGACAAAGTTAATGCAACTCTACAGATTGATAGTAAAGAGGGAGTCGGTACAGAAGTGACAATAACCGTACCAAAAATGGGATTAGAAGGAGGGTATATAGATGATCAAGCTACTGTTAGTGGATGA